The genomic stretch TTCCTACTCTTGTCCGCTTCCATtggccaccccacccctcccccgcctcggTGCAATCCCTGACGTTCCCTTGCAGCTCCAGAAGATCCGGCAGGGTCTCCAGGAACATCACAAGCAGGTGAGTGATTGATGACCAGGAGCTGGGGTGCGGCTGCCCCTCCTTGAAAGACAGGGAAAacggggggagagacagaggctaTGACAGGGGCAGGTTGTGGGGGCCCTTGTGGGGCCCGTGGGGAGGACGTGGGCTTTCACCCCGAAGGAGGTGGGAGCCCTGGAGTGCTGCGGGCAGAGGAGGGCAGCCTGACCCGGAGCCCGTCCCCCATCCTCTTGAGGCTCCTCCCCGGCCTGCTCCCAGGTCCCTGCGTGGCTCAGAGGAGGCCAGGGACCTTTTCAGTCAGCACTCTGCAGGTCTGTCACTTCTGCCCCAAAGGGcctgtcatgtgccaggcacacccGGATTGTGGCCTTCCGTGCGCCTGAGGGTTCTCAGGGCCTGGATCGCACatgagcttgggggggggggggcaggtctgCACGGGGGGCCCGGGCTcccagcacagggctctgtgcccGAGCCGAAGCCTGTCTTCCAGTCCTGCCTGTCCTTCCGCCACCTGGCCCCCTCTCCTGGGCGCTGGCAGGACTTTCTGCCTGTGCCAGATGTGACTGGCGGAAGGCCAGGTCCGTGTCTGCAACTTAgcagggcctggggtgggcaGTGCACAGAACAGGGAGAGACTGatgggggggaggcgggggggggggggcaggaagcaaCCAGAACACGGTTATTCATTCAACAGCTCCTTATCCATCACCTTCTTGCCAAGTGTGGTTGCAGGCGCCAGGGAAATAGCAGAGAAGGACACAGACGAACCTGTGCCCTTGGGGTGATGAGAGCTTGGTAAACAAGAGCGTCGGACGGTGAAGGCTGGGCAAGGCGCGGGGATGGGACCGAGCCGCCCAGGGGgacaggagggcaggggtgggagtgaGAAGGCCTGCTGGGAAGGTGACCAGAGAGGGAGTGCAGGTGTCCAGGATGGGAGGAGCAGAATGGGCAGAGGACACAGCCGGGACAAAGGTCCTGGGGCAAGACCATGCCCGTGTAAGTGGCTGGAGCCTAGCGATGAAGGGacgagaggaagggaggggaggtggtgcagggctgtgggggcCTCGGGGAGGACTGGGCTTTTCCCACAGGGTGGTGCAAGCCTTGGAGggctgcaggcagggaggggcagacctGACTTGGGCGCTCATGGGCGCCCTTTGGAGGACGGactgtgggggcagggcaggaggacgGGACCGTCTGGGTGGGGTGGTCACTTAATGCTTTGCTGGCGAGAACTGATCAGATTGTGGATTTGGGGGGATCCCCACAGCACTTGCTGAGTATAGGGATGTAGGGGACAAGGCCCCCCGAGAGTTGCTGTTCAAGCCAGGAGCCCCCCTCACACCCACTCCAGGGAGGATCCCTAGAACCCTTGCTGGCCGCGTAGTCCCGCAGAgactcctctgtcctctcccctcgGTCTCCCACTCCGTTTTCCCAGCTTCCTTGCTGCACATTTAAAATCCCGAGCAGCAGGCTGGCCCAGCCAGCTCCTCTCCCCAGGGAGGGCCAGCTAGCAGGCAGGAGGGAGCTCTTTCCATGCTGAGTGCACTCAAGTGCCAGTAAATTGCGGATTAACGAGCCAGGGCGAGTTGGGGAAGGCTCCCCTGGGCGCGTGCTGCTGGGAGGCCCAGCTGGGGATCCCATCACCCGCTGCCCCAGGAGGCAGGTCCCGAGAGGGGCCACCAGAGGGGGTCCcgctgcccaccccctccctcaccaTTCTGCCTGCCTGCCCGGGCTCCAGATGGAAGCAGGTAAGCCCCGTCCTGACTTTGACAAGTTGCCtctgcttctctgggcctctgttttctcGTCTGCAAGACGGGAATGCCATTCCTGTTAAATAGGACAGACCGCGGTTGGCACCCACACCGCACTGCTTTATCGGCTCTCTCCCTTCATGGATCAGAGCGTTCTCCCAGGATTTTGGAGGTTGCCCTGGGCCAGACAACTCTGGGCGGCTTCTCCGTGCCCACCACGGAGGGGTGCGCGTTGACAAGGCAGGGGTGCTGCTGGCACAGCCACAGACCCAAGACCAGCTCCACGCCGTCTTCTCCGGGAGGCCACGGGAGCTGGGTTGACATTAAACACGTGGCACCAGCCACATTTCGAGTGCCCGGTAGCCACTCGAAGCCAGCAGCCACTGCATTAGACGGGCAGGTCTAGAACATTCCCGCTGTATTTAGTCTGGCACTGGACTAAATGTAGCTGCACTTTGTTCCCATCGAGGTCCTTATCTCACCATGAGGCGGGGGCTCCCCGTCGCGGATTCTTGGGAATAGTGGCCAAGAGGGTTGGTCTGCCCGCAGCCCGGACGCAGGCACGTTCTCGGGACCCCTGCTTCTGGGGTCTGTGCTGTCCTGCTCGGCTGTTGAGCACCTGCCTGAGACTGGaggaattgcatttttttttaaatttttttttaacatttatttatttttgagacagagagagacagagcatgaacaagggcggggcagagaaagagggagacacagaatcggaaacaggctccaggctctgagccatcagcccagagcccgacgcggggctcaaacttaatgaaccgtgagatcgtgacctgagctgaagtctgacacttaactgactgagccacccaggtgccccaggaattgcatttttaagtttgtttattttgagacagggagagggaggggcagaggaagagggagagagagtcccaagcaggctcttccctGTTAGCAGagccctgacgtggggctcagacccatgaaccgtgagatcatgacctgcctggaaatcaagagtcagacgctcaaccgactgagccacccaggcgtccccctcgTCGATTTCTTAATACGCTTCCAACACTTAAGCAAACGCACATGTCCCCACGCAGAGGGGCATATGTCCTGGGGTGAGGACCAGATCGGATCCTACCTTCTGCCATTTTATGAAACTGACTGGCCTTTAGGGGTAGGCTTTACCACCTGCTGCTGAGTTCTGGGTACAAAGAACTTTCTTCACACTCAGCCCGGTGCCGAGGGCTCTGTGTTACCACCAATCAATCCGCCCAGAACCATTCGAGGCAGGCAGTGTGTCCCTGCCTCGCACACTGAGGGACACTTGCAGGAGGAGGTCTGCGCCCCGGGGCTGTCCAGCTGCAGAGGCTTACTTGGGACACGTCTGCCCCTCCAGGCAGAAAACTTCCTGCAGACCATGGAGACCTGGAGTCGACCCCGGGGCTTCCAGCCGGGGGAGGTGGGTGCCTGGCCCTcgaggtggggatggggaaggggacgGGCTCGGGGCCAAGggcaccccctcccacccctcccaaccGTGTGCTTGTAGGAGCCCTCGAGCCAGGTCTCGGGTGGGCTGGCTGACCGGCACTCCTGGGGGCCCCCCAGCCCCGAGGCTTCCCCGCACCCGGCGCTCCCGACCCCGCCGCGCTCCAGTCTCCAGGGGCCGCACTTCGAGGATGTCGTGGCCGTGAGGTCCTCAGACTGGCTCATGCAGCGCTCGGGGGTGGACGACGCCCCAGCCCACCAGCTGGACACGCCGGCGTCCTGGGACTCGGAGCCCCAGCTCTGGCAGGACGTCCTGACCGAGCAGCTCTGGCAGATCTTCGCCGGGACCCACAATAAGGGGGAGCGGCTGCAGCACACACGTGAGCCTCCCGCGGGcaaggggctggggggtggggagggagggggctgtccAGGGGCAGCACAGTTGAACCTTGtcctcctgtcccccccccccccttcgtcCTAGTGACAGAGCAGGCGCCAGCCCTGGTGAGTGACTGGTACCTGGAGGGCTGGGCTTCTGGCTGGCCGTGATCTGGACTGGGCCCTCGGGCTGGGTGCTGGGGTCCTGGGATCCATTGGGTCCTTAGCTGCGCATGCCCTCGGGGGACTCAGGACTGTGTCCCAAGACTGTAGCCCCACCCAGGACGGGACTTGGGGCTGTTGGCGAGTGCTGTCTATACCGCCTGGGCCTCCCTGAGGTTTCCAGGGTCTAAGACTGACCCTGGGCTGGTCTTCTGGTCTGAACTGATCGCCCCAATTCCCATGGGCAGGAGAGTCAGGACCTGGGACCGCGCTACTCAGGACCAGAACCACGTATGGAAGACACTTTGGGTAATCCcagtgcggggagggggggcagcctGCCCCGAGGACCCACACCCGCCACTCATCTGCTTTTGTCTTTGCCCAGTTCTCAGCCCACCTGTGCCCTCCCTCAGCTCCCCTGAGGGCTCCCACGAGgggagcacagagccaggcaccgAGGCGGACGGGATGCTCTCCCGAGTGGCCCAGGTGAGGCCCCAGCCGGAGCGGTGGCCTCCGTGAAGGCTGGGAGGGCTGGGGCAGAAGGAGCTGAGCGCGACCCTGGTCCCGCCCACAGGAGCCTGCTGGGAGAGCCCGCCCTTTCCTGAAGCCCATGTAAGTATCTGTCAGTCTCCTACCTGCACCTCTGTCCCTGGCAGGTAGAGGGGACCAGGGATGTGGGTGTGTCCTCCCCTTCCACACCAGCACCACCGTATTACTGTCCTCAGTAACCAGAGCTGAGGGATCTGGGTGGAAAGGGGCAGCTCGGAGACCGTCAGGCCAGCATCACTGTCCCTCCCCACGTGACTAGCTCTGGCTTTGCAGAAAGGACTCCCATGGAAAGAGGGTGTTAGAGCTGGGTGCAGACAGTCCTGACCTTGTGGCCTGAGGCTGGGGGAGCCCAGCTGGGGACGAGAAGGCTACCTGGAGGGAAGGGGCGTAGCGGTTAGGGTCTTGatggatgagtaggagtttgctaGGATGGGGCAAAGCATTCCAGGTGGAAGGGGGTGACGTTTGCTTCTAGGAGAGGGAGAATACTTGAGGGGGCGTGGGTAGCGCCGTGGGGGAAGCGAGGCCTGAGAACCCCAACgtctgcaaaagaatgaagctccTCGGGTTTGAGGGGTGGTCCCCTCCGGGCGGAGAGGCTCACCAGTAGGCTGGTGCCCCGGGGCTTCCCCTCCCAAGATGCTGGGACCCTGAGGACTTTGAGGACACGTGGAAGAGACCGGACGCTTTGCCCTGGCAATCCAAGAAGCGGGCCATCCCACACAGAATGGAGAAGGTGCGGACGCTGGAACACGGGGAGCCCGTGCTGGCCACGGCTGTCAGCAGCTTCGTGCGACACGCCTTCACCTGTGGCAGGGGTGGTGTCAAAGTGTGGAGCCTGGCCAGCCAGGTGGTGGAGGACAGGTATCCCGAGAGCCACCTGTGTGtacaggtgagggaggggctggctctgggggcggggcctgcgggaGCCAGAAGAGCCGCAGAGGACGAGGACGGTCCCCTGCATCTCTGCCCACCGCAGACCCGCCGGGCCTACCTGCGCACCTGCCTGCTGTCCTCGGACAGCACGACCCTGCTCGCGGGTGGCCACAACCTGGCCGGCGTGGGCGTGTGGGATCTGACCGCGCCCTCCCTGCACGTGAGCGGTGAGCTGCCCTGCGCGGGCCTCACCTGCCAGGCCCTGGCCTCCAAGCCTGAGGACAGCCTGGCCTTGGCTGGTTTCACGGAGGGCACAGTCAGGATCTGGGACCTGCGGGACCAGAGTGTCATCAGGTGAGgcctgggcgggggaggggcgcggaGTCATCCTGAAAGCCTGAGTGGGGATCCAGCAGCCCCGAAGGAGAGAAACCCCTGGACCACTTACGTTTGCATCTGAGAGCATTGAAGGCCCGAGTTCAGACTTTGGCTGGGTTTCTTCAAAACCCAGTCCTGGCACTTTTgcctgcctcggtttccccatctgtcacccGGGTGTGGttcggtgggggaggggaattcCTGGGCCTTAAGGCTCAGAGTCTCAGCCCTGACCCTCTCCCAATACCCCTTCTGGCCAGGGACCTGCCGGGCCACCCGAATGGGGCCAAGAGCATTGCTGTCAAAGACCAGAACGTCTGGACAGGGGGTCTGGACACCTGTCTGCGGTGCTGGGACCTGAGGGCTGCCAGAGAGCCTCAGGAGTACCAGTTTGAGTCTCAGGTGTGCAGGCTGGGAAGGGTCTGGTCGGCCAGGTAGTAGTAGCTGGGTCTCAGAACAGAGAAGGAGGTGGATGTCGGGGGAAGGGGGCCGGATGGGACCCCACATCTCAGTGGTGCTGGCGGGAAGAGGGTCGTTAGAGATGTTCTCCCCCCTCCAGCCCCAAGAGCATCAGACATTTTCATGTTGTTTCAGGTGCTCATAGCCCCCTTTAGTCTCCGCAGTCAGCCCTTAAGGTAGAGGGAACCAAcctgctttacagatgagcagACTGAGGCCCACAGTGTGAAGTTGCGCATTAGGCCCTCGAAGCCGGGAGGCTGGCAGGAGGTCGGCCCCAGGGTGGGTCCCTGTGCCCCTGTCCGCCTCTTGGGCCAGGCTGGGACCTGACTAGCTTCTTCCCTGCCGCCTGCCCCCCAGATAATGAGCCTGTCCCCTAGTCCCCAGGAGGACTGGGTGCTGGTGGGCACAGCCAATGGCCAGCAGTGGCTGCAGCCCACCCGAGGGGGCCAGAAGCACATGGTGGGGTGTAAGGACGGCACCATCCTGGGTCTGAAGTTCTCCCCCCTCGGTGAGTGGCCAGGAAGGGGCAGGCAAGTCCCCTGTGGTCCCCAGACTCCCACAGGATCCTAGCCCGCCTTCCTGACCCCTCCTGACCCCCCAACACCCTTCATCAGCAGGAACCACTCAGTGATGCTTTTCACAGAGgcaagagggaggtggggggccaCCTCTGCGTCCCAGAcccccaggggccctgccctCAGATGCCGATTTCCCCCACAAACTGGTCCCTTCCGCCTCCTCCCAGGCCACTGGTGGGTGAGCGTCGGGACGGACGACCTGGTTGGCGTCTATAGCATGCCCGCGGGGGCCGTGGAGCTCCAGGTACCCGGGGGGGGGCAGCGTTCAGGTCTGGGAGCTGAACGCAGGGGTCCTGATGCAGAGACCCCCCCGAGGGACCAGGCTTGAACTGCCAGCAGAGgtgaggggcggggagggtgaGCCCCCTCAGCTCATGCTGGCCTTCTGCCTTCCAAGGTACCCGAGACCTCCTCCATCCTGTGCTGTGATGTGTCCCCCAACAACCGCTTGATTGTCACGGGGTCCAGGGACCACGCCTCTGTGTACCAGGTCACCTACTGAGGGGCTTGGTACCAGTTGTCCTGACTcgggatccttttttttttttttttttttgtccctttccCCCAGCAAGGTGGAGGCATAATGGTGGAGGGGTGTGGTGGGCGAGCCGGGTCTCTTCCGCATTGCGCAAAGGGGCCGGCGATCTTTGTCACATGTAATAAAGCAATTGGAAATAGCAGAGGGTTCTGtgcgtcccccaccccccgccccaccccacccctgctcgtctTGCAGAGGTTTGGAAGGACTCTGTCCAGCTGGGTCTCCCAGCCTCAAGTCCACGTTCGCTGAGAATCTCCTCAAAGCCACTGCCCtgttgggagtgggggtggtCGTGGACCGCTTCTTCCTGTCCCCTCATCTCCCGGAGACGGGTCTCCCAGCCATTTGTGCCATCGAGGGGTGGGGTTCTCCGCCCTTCCCAAGATGCCCTATCGCTTTAGATGGGTGCATCTCACCTGGGGGTGAACTTCACCCCCGGGGGGGGCACATGGCAAATCTGGACATTTCTGGTCGTtgtgactgggggtggggggctatgCCTGGCACCAAGTGGGTGGGGGCCGGGGATGCTGCTCAGCCCCACAGTGCCCAGGGCGCCCTCCCGAGAGTGATCgggtccctcccccacccaccccccaccccccaccccccacccctgtcagccctgtgaggcaggtgcAGAACACAGTAGTTCGCAGCAAAACAGCAATGAGTCTCTGGCAGGCTTGTCCTCCCCCCATGGGGACTCTGACCCCACCTGCTCGCCCTGTCCCCTCCAGCATAAGCACCCCCAATCGTGCCAAGAGGTCTGCTTTCCTTGGAGAATTGTCCTCTTCCCCAAAAAGCACCTCCAAAACTCCCCCCGGGGACCCTGCCATCTCCCTCCAGAAGGTTCCCAGGGGCGTCTGGGCctcccacccagccacccactcACCGTCCTCCACAGCAGCCCCTAGGAGCTTCAGGAACACAGACGTGTTATGTCCCCGTCCCCGCTGACCCACATTTCTAGGGGCTCTCTCTGCTTAAGCCTGGTCTGGAGACCTCGCTCCCCCTGTAGCCGAGGAGGAGCAGATTTCCCTCCATTTCCACCTGGCCAAGCACCTTACCTCTGAGCCTTcgcacatgctgttccctgtgTACCCACAGTCTTGCATGACCCTCCCAGCTGGTGGTTTCTCCTGTTAGCTCCCGGCTTACCATCACCTCCCCTGGGGCTCTGGTGTTTGCTTGGCAGCTTAGGCCAGGCCAGGTGTCATCGTGCACCAGGCTCTCAGGAATTATCGGTGGGTGGGTCTCAAAGGAAAACTGCACCCCAAAGAGCTCCGTTCTCCTCTATACTCCCCACCCTTTGTACATGGGCAGTGGCTTGGGATGATTCCGTCCGAAGGGCTGGCAGTGAAAGAGATACAGGAAACTTTGGGGCCTGGGCACTGAAAAGCCacgtgtggggcacctgggcggttcagtcggttaagcgtctgctcaggtcgtgatctcacggttcgtgagttcgagccccgcgtcgggctctgtgccgacagctcggagcctggagctgcttccgattctgtgtgtccctctctctctgcccctccttcgctcacactctgtctctcaaaagtgcacgttaaaacaaaaatgcagagaCATAACTAAATACAAGCCACGTGTGACTTTCTCTCCCCTGCCACGCTGGATCCTGCAGCTACACGTGACGGCAGAAACGGGCCCCGAGTGACTCCTCGCCGTCGAGCCCCGCAAACCACGTGGACACGAGTGGGAGAGAAACGTCCGCCGCGTTCAACCACTGAGGTCTGGTGGCTCCTTGTCACCCGGCACCACGTAAGCCCTGCTGCTCGACAGCACTCCGACTCTCCCGGCCGCCCCTGGTAGAATGCAGTCCTCCGGGGTccggaggaggaaagggaggcgGAGGGACGGGATGCCACTCGCCCTCGGCCCCACAGCCTCCCGCGGTAACAGCGCCCGAGAAAAGCAACAGCCCTGGTTCCCCAGCCCGGGACAGAAAGGGAGTTGCGATTAGCACATTTATTTCCCCGAAGTCCACCTGCCCGTCCAGCGCCGTGTCCAGCAGGGGAAGACGGCAGGGAGCCAGCCAGAGGGCAGACGAGGCTTGGCGCGCACGGGTATGAACGGAGACGGGGTGCTGGGCTCTCTGTCCTggat from Prionailurus viverrinus isolate Anna chromosome A2, UM_Priviv_1.0, whole genome shotgun sequence encodes the following:
- the TLE6 gene encoding transducin-like enhancer protein 6 isoform X2, with amino-acid sequence MTSWDHVRPQEHPQGMRRPPGTLASPELNSPDVLDQLRRQFPRLPPHLTAQVESTYHALQKIRQGLQEHHKQAENFLQTMETWSRPRGFQPGEEPSSQVSGGLADRHSWGPPSPEASPHPALPTPPRSSLQGPHFEDVVAVRSSDWLMQRSGVDDAPAHQLDTPASWDSEPQLWQDVLTEQLWQIFAGTHNKGERLQHTLTEQAPALESQDLGPRYSGPEPRMEDTLVLSPPVPSLSSPEGSHEGSTEPGTEADGMLSRVAQEPAGRARPFLKPICWDPEDFEDTWKRPDALPWQSKKRAIPHRMEKVRTLEHGEPVLATAVSSFVRHAFTCGRGGVKVWSLASQVVEDRYPESHLCVQTRRAYLRTCLLSSDSTTLLAGGHNLAGVGVWDLTAPSLHVSGELPCAGLTCQALASKPEDSLALAGFTEGTVRIWDLRDQSVIRDLPGHPNGAKSIAVKDQNVWTGGLDTCLRCWDLRAAREPQEYQFESQIMSLSPSPQEDWVLVGTANGQQWLQPTRGGQKHMVGCKDGTILGLKFSPLGHWWVSVGTDDLVGVYSMPAGAVELQVPETSSILCCDVSPNNRLIVTGSRDHASVYQVTY
- the TLE6 gene encoding transducin-like enhancer protein 6 isoform X1 — protein: METWSRPRGFQPGEEPSSQVSGGLADRHSWGPPSPEASPHPALPTPPRSSLQGPHFEDVVAVRSSDWLMQRSGVDDAPAHQLDTPASWDSEPQLWQDVLTEQLWQIFAGTHNKGERLQHTLTEQAPALESQDLGPRYSGPEPRMEDTLVLSPPVPSLSSPEGSHEGSTEPGTEADGMLSRVAQEPAGRARPFLKPICWDPEDFEDTWKRPDALPWQSKKRAIPHRMEKVRTLEHGEPVLATAVSSFVRHAFTCGRGGVKVWSLASQVVEDRYPESHLCVQTRRAYLRTCLLSSDSTTLLAGGHNLAGVGVWDLTAPSLHVSGELPCAGLTCQALASKPEDSLALAGFTEGTVRIWDLRDQSVIRDLPGHPNGAKSIAVKDQNVWTGGLDTCLRCWDLRAAREPQEYQFESQIMSLSPSPQEDWVLVGTANGQQWLQPTRGGQKHMVGCKDGTILGLKFSPLGHWWVSVGTDDLVGVYSMPAGAVELQVPETSSILCCDVSPNNRLIVTGSRDHASVYQVTY